A region from the Aegilops tauschii subsp. strangulata cultivar AL8/78 chromosome 5, Aet v6.0, whole genome shotgun sequence genome encodes:
- the LOC120964023 gene encoding uncharacterized protein — MEHRQPVTMPGHGVETVLDDLPESIIVDEILVRLPARDIMRCRCVRKGWRSATSADKFMLDHHRRQPLLPVLGHAVEPQTATRLLLSIDAGAGQQQLCPVVRIRTYSGRLLAALDGLIIVSHRSVSVRTSSSHPVSLFICNPVTRECAPLVTPPSQHGFMHHIAGLYRHQPSGEYRVLWVSTPRYFDRADAAYTTFYYVVAVGSSDIRCIAEGSIAQTTPMETVLCKGLPDSSGCPPVHHRGSLHWGLPGRAIMVFNTAAETFRLMGRPVQLRFHQLLEMDGTLALCSVSPEQMTVDVWVVQDYGAETTETWSFKHQINLSGVDDPIPRSWVMRFPRMVVLNNGELLIQFIRGCGPVLHCDIDGKFLGYVKSKDGQVIGLWITKHYLQESLTPLPLFHEMREEDSATQGPPLFVGL, encoded by the coding sequence ATGGAGCACCGGCAGCCAGTCACCATGCCCGGCCATGGAGTCGAGACCGTCCTCGACGACCTTCCCGAGTCGATCATCGTCGACGAGATCCTCGTCCGTTTGCCGGCCAGGGACATCATGCGCTGCCGCTGCGTCCGCAAGGGGTGGCGCAGTGCCACCTCCGCCGACAAGTTCATGCTGGACCACCACCGCCGCCAGCCCTTGCTCCCGGTGCTCGGTCACGCCGTGGAGCCGCAGACGGCGACCCGCCTCTTGCTTTCCATTGACGCCGGTGCAGGCCAGCAACAGCTCTGCCCCGTGGTCCGGATCCGGACATACAGCGGTAGACTCCTGGCTGCCCTTGATGGGCTCATCATCGTCTCCCATAGATCCGTCAGTGTGCGAACTTCTTCGTCTCATCCGGTAAGCTTGTTCATCTGCAACCCGGTCACCCGTGAGTGTGCTCCCCTAGTGACGCCTCCAAGCCAGCATGGATTTATGCACCACATCGCAGGCTTGTATCGGCACCAACCATCCGGGGAATACCGGGTGCTTTGGGTCTCTACTCCGAGGTACTTTGACAGAGCAGACGCAGCTTACACGACATTTTACTACGTCGTAGCAGTGGGATCCAGTGACATAAGATGCATCGCAGAAGGTAGCATCGCACAGACAACACCCATGGAAACGGTGCTGTGTAAGGGCCTGCCGGATTCGTCGGGTTGTCCACCAGTGCACCACCGTGGTAGCCTGCACTGGGGACTTCCCGGCCGTGCAATAATGGTGTTCAACACAGCAGCCGAAACATTCCGGTTGATGGGTCGTCCAGTCCAGCTGCGCTTCCACCAGTTGTTGGAGATGGATGGCACTCTTGCTTTGTGCAGCGTCAGCCCTGAACAAATGACCGTAGATGTTTGGGTGGTACAAGACTATGGTGCCGAAACAACGGAAACCTGGTCTTTCAAGCATCAGATTAATTTGTCTGGTGTTGACGATCCAATACCACGTTCATGGGTGATGCGGTTCCCTAGGATGGTTGTGCTCAATAACGGTGAGCTGCTAATCCAGTTCATTCGTGGTTGTGGGCCTGTGTTGCATTGTGACATCGATGGCAAGTTCTTAGGATATGTGAAAAGCAAGGATGGCCAAGTAATCGGCTTGTGGATTACCAAGCATTACCTCCAGGAGAGCCTTACTCCCCTTCCACTATTCCATGAGATGAGAGAAGAAGATAGTGCAACCCAGGGGCCTCCACTTTTTGTAGGGCTATAA